In Uranotaenia lowii strain MFRU-FL chromosome 2, ASM2978415v1, whole genome shotgun sequence, one genomic interval encodes:
- the LOC129742843 gene encoding uncharacterized protein LOC129742843, with translation MVGAVIQDDLRAIILRSRLHQVMLIADIKQMYRQILVDDRDTPLQRIFWRNSPEHPMQTFELKTVTYGTASAPFLATRVLQQLADDEESNFPEAAKILKRDVYVDDLFTGGSSPTTVAELRTQLDKLCRTGGFEFRKFASNVESVLDGVSPERRAIQSSVELAADQCIKTLGLHWEPAADNLRFHIQLPKQPPDTLMTKRIALSQIAQLFDPLGLVGPVIVTAKIFMQTLWGLTSDEDKPWGWDQPLPDSLSNYWIKYYSQLPLLEQLRIPRCVVLAEPSSIELHLFSDASEQAYGACAYLRSTDASGNVLVSLLTAKSKVSPLKKRSIPRLELCGALEAAQLYQKICSAFESKFTTFFWVDSTTVLAWLKASPSVWTTFVANRVSKIQLATVGPSWNHVAGQQNPADHISRGIDAETILACDLWWKGPQWLQTEQSYWPVKQQNQSFETQLESRSTPIQLLTSTADPSFIDLFVERFSSFQHMLRVTAFCFRYISNCRTKRTKQQKLFGTLSKTEIQNAESALIRLVQLQEFPNETSALRDSKSIPVKSRLRWFTPFLDQDGVMRVGGRLDRASLTYDSRHQILLPYHHRFSALLVQCYHQRNLHASPQLLIGLLRLRYWIIGARNLAKVVVHRCTICFRARPKLVEQFMAELPKERITATRPFTVTGVDYWGPIMLKHPHPKFIQALRRFVSRRGPPSDIYSDNGRNFLGAKNELKRLIRQTEHAQKVEQECADCHIRWHFNPPRASHFGGLWESAINSAQKHFVRVVRDHSLLFDDMQTLLNQIECCLNSRPLVPVSDDPTDFEPLTPGHFLDLWRRWHLEYLTKLQPRSKWVHSPVTIKENQLVLLKEENIPPMRWPTARVIQTHPGEDGIIRVVTLRTPKGSCTRPVSKICLLPIASSSEESNHKENEERKQPVFWFCTALLYCSSDPKNVWPQRIQKRAGTVAKKVPSASQEGRKAVRRHTAEDTGCPSTYGQGPTAWVDASQERLTGPSEGIRGRERSPDSTPGYWYPGETPRSRHVVPRQRVPAGVRQHRRVQKQQAHLNTGYNWVEESEGRTDPESPPSGRRYKTYNANRSVPRDRIETNPLGIQLLGIELHLYFWLTWSISWPLCWRSSAAQPKRESNPLSFSTAQLNRGVAPVGPVHFCAPRLRILRLLPAAGRDFTLANRTVTHDGIRSNQLGPRTSPESTSGGHFTGWSLRWWSSISWLVLCGGPLTARWPHDPGWSFCAGCWSTC, from the exons ATGGTCGGCGCAGTAATCCAGGATGACTTAAGAGCTATCATTCTGAGATCCAGGCTTCATCAGGTGATGCTCATCGCAGACATTAAACAAATGTATCGGCAGATTTTGGTTGATGACAGAGACACTCCACTCCAGCGAATTTTTTGGCGAAATTCTCCAGAACATCCTATGCAGACATTCGAGCTCAAAACGGTAACCTACGGCACGGCCAGCGCACCATTTTTGGCCACCAGGGTCCTCCAGCAGCTAGCAGACGACGAAGAATCGAACTTTCCCGAAGCAGCTAAGATCCTCAAGAGAGATGTCTATGTCGACGACCTGTTCACCGGTGGAAGCTCTCCAACGACGGTAGCGGAACTGCGAACTCAGCTTGACAAGTTATGCAGAACAGGTGGATTTGAATTCCGGAAGTTTGCCTCCAATGTTGAATCTGTTCTTGACGGCGTTTCCCCTGAAAGACGTGCTATCCAATCCTCGGTCGAACTTGCAGCAGACCAGTGCATCAAAACCCTGGGCCTACACTGGGAACCAGCAGCCGACAACTTGCGGTTTCACATTCAACTACCAAAGCAACCTCCAGACACCCTCATGACAAAACGAATTGCTCTTTCGCAAATTGCCCAGCTTTTTGATCCCCTAGGATTGGTTGGACCAGTCATCGTAACCGCCAAGATATTCATGCAGACACTGTGGGGCCTTACATCTGACGAAGACAAACCTTGGGGCTGGGATCAACCGCTGCCAGATTCTCTCTccaattattggataaaatatTACTCTCAGTTGCCCCTGCTTGAGCAACTGAGAATCCCTCGATGTGTTGTGTTGGCTGAACCAAGTTCCATTGAATTGCACCTTTTTTCGGACGCATCGGAGCAAGCTTATGGCGCCTGTGCGTATCTGCGATCGACCGACGCGTCTGGTAATGTTTTGGTATCCTTATTGACGGCAAAATCGAAGGTTTCACCCTTGAAAAAGCGCAGCATTCCTCGGCTCGAACTCTGTGGAGCACTAGAAGCTGCTCAACTTTACCAAAAGATCTGCTCCGCCTTTGAATCGAAATTCACAACATTTTTCTGGGTCGACTCAACTACAGTTCTAGCCTGGCTGAAAGCCAGCCCATCAGTGTGGACTACATTCGTCGCTAACCGAGTGTCCAAAATCCAGCTGGCAACGGTGGGCCCTTCTTGGAACCATGTGGCAGGGCAGCAGAACCCTGCAGACCACATCTCAAGAGGCATCGACGCTGAAACTATTCTCGCGTGTGACCTTTGGTGGAAAGGTCCACAGTGGTTGCAAACCGAACAATCCTACTGGCCTGTCAAACAGCAAAATCAATCGTTCGAAACGCAGTTGGAATCTCGATCAACCCCGATTCAACTTTTGACATCAACAGCTGATCCTTCATTCATTGATCTGTTCGTCGAACGATTCTCATCGTTCCAACACATGCTACGGGTAACGGCATTCTGTTTCCGGTATATTTCAAACTGTCGGACCAAAAGGACGAAGCAGCAGAAGTTGTTTGGCACTCTTTCAAAGACGgaaattcaaaatgcagaatcaGCGCTCATTCGTCTTGTTCAACTTCAGGAATTCCCCAACGAAACAAGTGCTCTACGTGACTCAAAGTCCATTCCCGTTAAATCCCGACTCCGGTGGTTTACTCCTTTCCTAGATCAAGATGGAGTCATGCGTGTGGGTGGCAGACTAGATCGAGCATCCTTGACATACGACAGTAGGCACCAAATCCTCCTCCCGTATCACCATCGTTTTTCTGCTTTACTTGTCCAATGCTATCATCAACGAAATCTTCATGCGTCACCACAATTACTCATCGGACTACTTCGCCTTCGCTATTGGATAATAGGGGCCAGAAATCTGGCCAAAGTAGTCGTACATCGCTGCACCATTTGCTTCCGAGCTCGGCCAAAATTGGTTGAGCAATTTATGGCTGAGCTGCCCAAGGAACGAATCACAGCCACTCGTCCCTTCACGGTGACGGGGGTTGACTATTGGGGCCCAATTATGCTGAAACATCCGCATC CCAAGTTTATACAAGCATTGCGACGCTTTGTATCTCGCCGAGGCCCACCGTCGGACATCTACTCCGATAACGGACGGAACTTTCTCGGGGCTAAAAACGAGCTCAAACGACTCATCCGCCAGACTGAACATGCGCAGAAGGTTGAACAGGAGTGCGCTGATTGCCACATTAGATGGCACTTCAATCCGCCCAGAGCATCCCACTTTGGCGGGCTGTGGGAATCGGCCATCAATTCCGCCCAGAAACACTTTGTCCGCGTCGTACGTGACCATTCATTGCTCTTCGATGACATGCAGACACTCTTGAATCAAATCGAATGCTGCCTTAACTCCCGGCCTCTTGTTCCCGTAAGCGATGATCCGACTGACTTCGAGCCACTCACGCCCGGACATTTCCTC GATCTGTGGCGAAGATGGCACCTGGAATATTTAACGAAATTACAACCACGAAGCAAATGGGTGCACTCACCTGTAACTATTAAAGAAAACCAGCTGGTTCTCTTGAAGGAGGAAAACATCCCACCAATGCGTTGGCCGACAGCAAGAGTGATCCAGACACATCCTGGCGAAGACGGAATCATCCGAGTGGTGACTTTGAGAACGCCGAAGGGCTCCTGTACAAGACCGGTGTCAAAAATCTGCCTGCTGCCGATTGCATCATCGTCGGAGGAATCAA ATCACAAAGAGAATGAAGAACGAAAACAACCCGTATTTTGGTTCTGTACAGCGTTGCTGTACTGCAGTTCTGATCCGAAAAACGTTTGGCCCCAGAGGATCCAAAAGCGGGCAG GCACCGTAGCCAAAAAGGTGCCTAGTGCGTCCCAAGAAGGTCGAAAAGCCGTCCGTCGACATACGGCTGAAGACACCGGCTGTCCGTCAACATACGGCCAAGGACCAACC GCCTGGGTCGACGCAAGTCAAGAGCGTCTGACTGGCCCTTCTGAGGGAATCCGAGGCCGAGAAAGAAGCCCTGACAGCACGCCAGGTTATTGGTATCCCGGCGAAACTCCAAGATCCAGACACGTGGTACCACGGCAGCGAGTTCCAGCAGGTGTCCGGCAGCATCGACGGGTCCAGAAGCAGCAAGCA CATCTAAATACGGGTTATAACTGGGTGGAAGAAAGCGAAGGTCGAACAG atcccgagagtcctcCTTCCGGCCGTCGTTATAAAACTTATAATGCTAACCGTAGCGTTCCTCGAGACCGCATCGAGACTAACCCTCTTGGAATCCAACTTCTCGGCATTGAACTCCATTTGTACTTCTGGCTAACCTGGAGCATCTCGTGGCCTTTGTGCTGGCGATCCTCtgc CGCACAGCCAAAGc